The window TTCACGAAATAATAATTTTAGGATCGGGATAATTCCAGGTCAATCTGGCGTTTTTCAAGATCGGTTCGAACTACTTTTACGTTGATTGCATCGCCCAATCGATACTTCTTACCCTTTGATCGTCCTGTCAGGCAATGCAGTTTAGGGTGATAAATATAATAATCATCCTTCAGGTCGCTAACGCGAATCATGCCTTCACAGTATATATCATTGATCTGGACATAGATTCCGTTGTCTGTTACACCACTGATGGTTCCCGCAAATGTTTGCCCAAGTCGTTCAGATAGATATTCAACCTGTTTGAGTTTCACGGAGTCCCGTTCAGCTTCTACAGCGTAACGTTCTCTTTCACTGCAATGTTCACCGTTTTGCGTAAGCTGTTCATAGGTATATTCGGTTGCACCTGCACTATACCTCTTCAGCAACCGGTGAACAATGACGTCAGGATAACGGCGTATAGGGCTTGTAAAGTGTGTATAATTTTCAAAACCAAGACCGAAATGCCCGATATTTTTTGGCGTATACTCAGCCTTCGCCATTGCACGAAGCATGAGTCCGTTAATAATCTTCTCCAGGGAGGTCTCTTCAACCTGCTGCAGGAGCGAGTTTATTTTTTTGGGAGTAACATTCCCATTCAGGTCAAAATTGATTCCGATCGGTTTTACGGTTTCCCTGATATTATTCAGCTTTTCAAGGTCGGGTTTATCGTGCACCCGATAGAGAAAGGGGTGGTCGTTTTTTGAGGTTTTACCCCCGCCCTTTTGTTTTCGCAGAGACTGTACATGTGTGGCAACGGTCTTGTTTGCCATCAGCATGCACTCTTCAATCAGGCGGTGTGCAAACAGTCGTTCTTTTACAATGACGTCCACAGGTTTCCCGTTTTCATCCAAAACAAATTTTGGTTCCGGTGTTTCAAAATTGATCGAACCCTCATTGAAACGCCTTTCCAATAGTGTTTTGGCGAGTTTCTCAAGAATCTGAAGTTCATTAATAAATGGATGATCTGCGTTGCCGTCCAGAATATCCTGTACTTCGTCATAAACAAATCGCTGCTTGGAGTGGATTACGGTCTCCTCGATACTGTAATTGACCAGTTTGCCATTGGGTGCAATTTCCATGAAGCAGCTGTAGGCAAGCTTATCTTCATTGGGGCGAAGACTGCAAACTCCGTTGCTCAGGCGTTCGGGCAGCATGGGAATGACCCTGTCTACCAAATAGACGCTTGTGCCCCTGTGAAGGGCCTCTTCGTCGAGTATGGATCCGCGCGGCATATAGTGGGTAACATCTGCAATATGCACACCCAGGTAGTAGTTTCCGTTGTTCAGTATTGCGATGCTCAGGCCGTCGTCAAAATCTTTTGCATTGGCCGGATCGATGGTCATTACGACTTCATCGCGCATGTCTCGCCTGCGTGCAATCTCATCTTCCGTGATATGGTCCGGAATACGTTCCGCAAACTCCTCTACATGATCAGGAAATGAGGATGCAAACTGTTTCTCAGCCAGGATTGACAGTACATTGGCTTCATTGGTGCCGGCATCTCCCAGGGATTGTACAACACGTGCTTGAGGATATCCCCGAACATCATCCCACTGCACCAGGTTGAAAGTTACTTTATCACCCGGTCGTGCGCCGTTTAGATCGTCAGGGTCTACAAAAAAGTCTACACGTGAAGATTGCTGGTCCGACTTGATGAGGTATGTGTTTTGGGCAACCTTTTCAAGCGTACCCACAAAAAGGGTTCTTGAACGCTGTACCACTTCTTCAATGCGGCCCATCGGCTTATTGCTCTTACGGTGATAGCCCATCAGTTTTACTTTTACGATATCACCATCCAGTGCGGTGCCAAGAAACTTATGGGATATTTTAATGTCCTGGTCACGCCCTTCCACAATCACATATCCGTCGCCATGACTTGTTACGTCGAGCTTACCCTGTACAAATGATTTGTCGGCCTCCGCAACTTCATTGAGCCGTACAAGATTACCTTTGGTAACCCTGATATGACCAAGCTGTTTTAGACGATTTATCGATTTTTTTAGTTTTTGACCACCCTTCTTCTTTTTTAAAGAAAGGGCATCTTCCAGAAGGGGGATAGGTATGGATGCATCCGGGTAGGATTTGAGGAGCTCAATGATTTTACGTTCGAGGGAGCTCAATTTATTTTGACTCATAGAGATATTTTGATATTAAATTATTAATTAATGGCAGCAGAATTACCGGTAGAATCTCCGGTTTCATCTTCAGTTTCCTCTTTTCTCTGTATTCCGAAGAACTTTCTGATACTTTCAGATATATTTCTGCCAAAGTCTTTCCAGGTATTGAACTGAAAGCGGGCTTCAAGACCTACCCCGTTCATTTCCTGAGTTTGTGTATTGCCTGATGCAGCGTTTCCTTCACGTGCAATAAGCGTAGGATCCTGTCTGTGGAACGCTGTGATTGAAAAAGTGCGGTTTATCCTGTAGGTGGCACCCAGGTCGCCAATATCGCCTTGTTCACCGGTAATCTGGCCTTCGCGCCTCAAAATTACTCGATCGTCAAAAAGCCTGAGCGCAACACCCAGGTCAACTTCATCAAAAGCCGTCAGGTTCAGGTCAATATCGAATGTAATATCACTCCGCAAAAGGGAGTTGATCTGGTTTGACAGCAGCGGATTGATAACCTGACTTGTCAGAAGTGGATTCACCACAGCAGCCGTACCCGAGATGCCTTCAAGGCCAAGGCCCTGTGCCTGGGATGATGGCAGGAAATTACCGCTAAGCAAAATACTGGTGGCCTGGATCAGTTTTTCCTCCTCATTCTGATTCAGGCTGTTGATTTGCGTGGCGAGTGCGGGATCAAGTGTCCCCTCAATGCCGGTTGGTACACGGAAAAAGAAATTGTTTTCCACAGCCGAAATGGTGCCGCCAATCTGGAGAACAAGCTCAACAGGAATTCTCTGGCCAACCTGCTGCGTGCCGGTTGATCCGAGCAGGGATGAGATAGAAGGCCTTGCCCTGTACACAGCAGTCACATTAAGGCTTGCGTCTATCAGATCACCCTGCCAGCTGATCGCCCCGCCTTCCTGAAGCGTAAACCGCCGTGTAAAGATGTCGCCGCTTACAAACTGATAGTCTCCGCCCTCAATATTGAAGCGGCCGAACATGCTGACATCCTGGTCTTCCAGCCGCAGACTGATCTGACCCGTACCGTTTGCGCTGAGAACTTCATTTGTAACGCGGTCAAAAATTAAATCAACATTGAGCGGATTGGGTGCGGTAAACTGAAGATCCATCGTAAAACGTTCAGCAAATGTGAGATCGTCAGGGATTTCCTCTCCGTCACCGTTTCCTGTTCCGCCGCTCCCGGAAGCCCGTCGCTGGAGGGCTTCATCGAAAGAATCAACAAACTGGATGAAACGCCTGTCCTGCTCAAATTCCGTCTGCTCCTCAAGAGGAATGGATATTCTGGAATTCTGTGAAAGTGTAACGGCAGATAAAGTCCGGATATATGGGCTGAAATTTGTACCTGTGATCTGAGCTTCCCCGGTCCCATAAAGCTCTCCGTAAAAGGGAATATCCGGATCATAGGGGTTGTTCATAAACTGAAGGTTGTTCAGCTCAAGATTCAGGTCGATATATGTGGTGGGTGAAAAGTTATCGAGGTCAACCTGACCTGTAAGCTCGCCGGTACCACCAAAATTATCAGTCAATTCAAGACTTCTGAACAGCAATCCTTCTGTCTTATTGAACTCAATCAAGCCGTCAACCATGTACTCAACATTGGTAAATGCAGGCACACCATAGACGTCGGCGACGGTGAAGGTTGCTTCAAAATCAAAATCGTCTCTGTTCCCTCGAATAAACCCGGAGCCATTCGCATTGCCCTCCATATCCGTAATTATATTGGGAGTAATGACGGGAACGATCCACATATCGATTTCTCTCAGATCAGCGTCAAAATAGTAGAGGTCTTCTTCGGAATTTGCGTCATCCGGAAGGCGGAAGTACCCGTTAAGTCGGATATCCTGGCCAATGCCGTCATTGCTGCGGATATAACCCGAATATTTATCGGGATCTGTAAATATTCGAATATCGGTATCAAATCGCTGTTCCTCTGAATTCAGCACACTGTTGAGGGACAGATCGCCAACCAGCCGGCCGTTAAGACGTGTTTCTTCAACCTGAATATTTCCCTGAACGGAAGGTATTTGTGTAAGTGAACGTGTGGTAAACTCACCGTTCATGAATCCGGAGAACGAGACCCGGGCTCCGATCAGATTGGATATGCGCGACAGGTCCAGATTGGAGACACGATATTGTACCGCATCTTCGGGATCCGGACTGAGCGTACCGCTGATTTCAATCAGATCTTCGTCACTGGTCAATATCATGTCGGTGACCGTAAGGGTGTTATTGTCACGGAACTGAAGAAGCGGGCTTCCCTGAGTAGCCCAGCTGTACTCTTCTGAGCCAAAATCGAACCGGTCAATCTGAAGTTCAATCAGGTTCTCGCTGAGCACACCGGTTATGGATGACCGTACACTGATACTGTCTGACCGTACCAGCTGCTGCTCAAGCTCAATAAAATCATTCCTGGTTGTCAGGTTGAGGAAACTTTCGGTAAAGTTCATATCTGAAACCGATGCCGAAGAAGCATTTACCTGAAAATCGATCAGGCTGAATGCACGAAGCGGCCGGTCGTGACGCAAATTGAGCGTCAGGCTTGAATTCAGATTTTCAAACCGTGCATTTTCAACTGTAAGTGATTCATCGAACAGGTTTCCCGAGAGCTGAAGCCGATTGGTGTTTGCGGTAAGAGAAGCACTGAGCCGGGAGCTGCTCTGCGTTTCGGGCAGTGCAGGCAGGTAATTACGGAGCAGATTAATATCCTTTAGCGTGATCATAAGATCCAGGTCAACATCCGCTATCTCTTCGGATTGTGGAGAGCCGGCTGCTCGGGCCAGGTTAAATGAAAAATTGTCGCTTAAGAGTATCTCTTCGTTGATCCTTTGTTCAAGGTATCTGCCCCAGTAATGCATCGCCTCAATCA of the Rhodohalobacter mucosus genome contains:
- the rnr gene encoding ribonuclease R: MSQNKLSSLERKIIELLKSYPDASIPIPLLEDALSLKKKKGGQKLKKSINRLKQLGHIRVTKGNLVRLNEVAEADKSFVQGKLDVTSHGDGYVIVEGRDQDIKISHKFLGTALDGDIVKVKLMGYHRKSNKPMGRIEEVVQRSRTLFVGTLEKVAQNTYLIKSDQQSSRVDFFVDPDDLNGARPGDKVTFNLVQWDDVRGYPQARVVQSLGDAGTNEANVLSILAEKQFASSFPDHVEEFAERIPDHITEDEIARRRDMRDEVVMTIDPANAKDFDDGLSIAILNNGNYYLGVHIADVTHYMPRGSILDEEALHRGTSVYLVDRVIPMLPERLSNGVCSLRPNEDKLAYSCFMEIAPNGKLVNYSIEETVIHSKQRFVYDEVQDILDGNADHPFINELQILEKLAKTLLERRFNEGSINFETPEPKFVLDENGKPVDVIVKERLFAHRLIEECMLMANKTVATHVQSLRKQKGGGKTSKNDHPFLYRVHDKPDLEKLNNIRETVKPIGINFDLNGNVTPKKINSLLQQVEETSLEKIINGLMLRAMAKAEYTPKNIGHFGLGFENYTHFTSPIRRYPDVIVHRLLKRYSAGATEYTYEQLTQNGEHCSERERYAVEAERDSVKLKQVEYLSERLGQTFAGTISGVTDNGIYVQINDIYCEGMIRVSDLKDDYYIYHPKLHCLTGRSKGKKYRLGDAINVKVVRTDLEKRQIDLELSRS
- a CDS encoding translocation/assembly module TamB domain-containing protein, giving the protein MIYRWLYKLWRYFWITVAVVLLTAFCILTATVLILQLPQTREFMKDEVVDRFNEQYEGTLEIENVSGFLPLKAEVTNGRIFAPSDTLNPVLSFGRAEATFDWWELIQQNITISSFELYEPSIVLNRTDGVFNFGQAVREKEEFRSKNLLETGEPVLVGELNIFAPNLNIINGTVQVEESINIPEGLEIRTPFSFREVNASLFIEITDSQIFADILNINATIPDSDYEYITTSGQVYSDDRFFELNSFRIRTGLGQLQFGLEATPVNLFGNSPAEQFRNADITAEFRNSTLSTPFIRRYFPDYPDFEQELSFELIAEGNRDEFFIDRFQASVDESFLTFSGVGRDLLTDDLSYDIQLENLVLHPDNLTFALLPYLPETDLSRYDITTFRGDLNGSKTELRSELSMETGLGGLNLNASVQLPAGQKTAYEFSIEADSLTLSPFLRDTVQTTMLTGLISGSGMGITDSPEYSLTVNLDESVLAGHTLRQLEGSVDYSQNRYDYTLSARDIFSSVRSSGFYSNNDSRHHLFAETIFDNLNLLPYTEFFDGQETDLNGSFTANIMGSSFEDIWGRINLEMNPSAIGPNRLRAHQLYADINQPDPRDKTLRFTSSFFDGEISGTLSPSLLIEAMHYWGRYLEQRINEEILLSDNFSFNLARAAGSPQSEEIADVDLDLMITLKDINLLRNYLPALPETQSSSRLSASLTANTNRLQLSGNLFDESLTVENARFENLNSSLTLNLRHDRPLRAFSLIDFQVNASSASVSDMNFTESFLNLTTRNDFIELEQQLVRSDSISVRSSITGVLSENLIELQIDRFDFGSEEYSWATQGSPLLQFRDNNTLTVTDMILTSDEDLIEISGTLSPDPEDAVQYRVSNLDLSRISNLIGARVSFSGFMNGEFTTRSLTQIPSVQGNIQVEETRLNGRLVGDLSLNSVLNSEEQRFDTDIRIFTDPDKYSGYIRSNDGIGQDIRLNGYFRLPDDANSEEDLYYFDADLREIDMWIVPVITPNIITDMEGNANGSGFIRGNRDDFDFEATFTVADVYGVPAFTNVEYMVDGLIEFNKTEGLLFRSLELTDNFGGTGELTGQVDLDNFSPTTYIDLNLELNNLQFMNNPYDPDIPFYGELYGTGEAQITGTNFSPYIRTLSAVTLSQNSRISIPLEEQTEFEQDRRFIQFVDSFDEALQRRASGSGGTGNGDGEEIPDDLTFAERFTMDLQFTAPNPLNVDLIFDRVTNEVLSANGTGQISLRLEDQDVSMFGRFNIEGGDYQFVSGDIFTRRFTLQEGGAISWQGDLIDASLNVTAVYRARPSISSLLGSTGTQQVGQRIPVELVLQIGGTISAVENNFFFRVPTGIEGTLDPALATQINSLNQNEEEKLIQATSILLSGNFLPSSQAQGLGLEGISGTAAVVNPLLTSQVINPLLSNQINSLLRSDITFDIDLNLTAFDEVDLGVALRLFDDRVILRREGQITGEQGDIGDLGATYRINRTFSITAFHRQDPTLIAREGNAASGNTQTQEMNGVGLEARFQFNTWKDFGRNISESIRKFFGIQRKEETEDETGDSTGNSAAIN